The Brassica napus cultivar Da-Ae chromosome C7, Da-Ae, whole genome shotgun sequence genome has a segment encoding these proteins:
- the BNAC07G07420D gene encoding uncharacterized protein BNAC07G07420D, with amino-acid sequence MPRPGARPYECVKRAWHSDRHQPIRGSIIRQIFRLAMEAHSAGTRKNKEWQEKLPVVVLKAEEIMYSKANSEEEYTDADTLWNRVNDAIDTIIRRDETTETGPLLPPCVEAALNLGCIAVKASRSQRHSNIRTYLAPKIQQPVSASANDPQYHHDYHHHAQRSTKPSHTVQAAIPVDVSDNSNSRVAPPPPRGYPFLHESMPMQQKPLARKLGTTTAPSPSPAPVNLGSVYPLYYGGNDQVDMSLRVPETPIIIGMPIGIKAPEETTERLCDLSLRLGMSSEQPPSTRIDAGSSRAYQGRHQQELCLFSEVKKKDDMFDWFSN; translated from the exons ATGCCTCGGCCAGGTGCTAGACCTTACGAGTGCGTGAAACGAGCTTGGCATAGCGATCGTCACCAACCAATTCGAGGTTCCATCATCCGCCAGATCTTCAG ACTCGCCATGGAAGCTCACAGTGCGGGCACGAGGAAGAACAAAGAGTGGCAGGAGAAGTTGCCTGTTGTCGTCTTGAAAGCCGAGGAAATCATGTACTCTAAAGCCAACTCCGAG GAAGAGTATACAGATGCTGATACTCTGTGGAATAGAGTCAATGATGCTATCGACACCATTATTAGACGAGATGAAACCACTGAAACTGGCCCTCTTTTGCCTCCTTGTGTTGAAG CTGCTCTTAACCTTGGGTGCATTGCTGTAAAAGCTTCTAGAAGCCAACGACATAGTAATATAAGGACTTACCTCGCTCCAAAGATCCAACAACCGGTTTCTGCTTCCGCTAATGACCCGCAATACCATCATGATTATCATCATCATGCTCAAAGATCgaccaaaccaagccatactgTTCAAGCGGCAATCCCTGTGGATGTTTCTGATAACAGCAACAGCCGTGTTGCTCCTCCACCTCCTCGCGGTTACCCGTTTCTACATGAATCCATGCCGATGCAGCAAAAGCCATTGGCTAGAAAACTAGGGACTACCACTgctccatctccatctccagCTCCCGTCAACTTGGGTTCAGTCTATCCTTTGTATTACGGAGGTAATGATCAAGTGGACATGTCTTTAAGAGTCCCTGAAACCCCCATAATCATTGGCATGCCTATTGGTATAAAGGCCCCGGAAGAAACAACAGAGAGGCTCTGCGATTTATCACTGAGGCTTGGTATGTCTTCAGAACAACCACCCTCTACAAGAATAGATGCCGGGTCTAGTCGAGCTTACCAAGGAAGGCACCAACAAGAGTTATGTTTATTCTCtgaggtgaagaagaaagatgataTGTTTGATTGGTTTTCAAATTAA